A window of the Deltaproteobacteria bacterium GWC2_55_46 genome harbors these coding sequences:
- a CDS encoding nucleotidyltransferase: MWGIIPAAGSGSRIQPLAFSKELLPVGSRLEGAIERPRAVSEYLVDRMLNAGAEKICFVISPGKSDILEYYGGSMGEADICYVVQPEPLGLCDSIFRAMPLIRPDEYVLVGLPDTIWFPEDGFSALGDEGLSFLLFPVKRPEYFDAVVIDGGGRVLEIQVKRKRPTTRWVWGSFKLLGSVFIDLHALWLEHGRKDEYIGTLVNRYISGGGEAVGVRAGSSYVDVGTINGYREAIRLLSLPGRPRGDR; the protein is encoded by the coding sequence ATGTGGGGGATAATCCCTGCCGCTGGCTCCGGCTCAAGGATACAGCCGCTGGCATTCTCAAAAGAACTGCTGCCCGTCGGGAGCCGCCTCGAAGGCGCTATCGAGCGCCCCAGGGCCGTAAGCGAATACCTTGTTGACCGCATGCTCAACGCTGGCGCCGAGAAGATTTGCTTCGTAATCTCTCCAGGCAAGTCGGACATACTGGAGTACTACGGCGGAAGCATGGGAGAGGCCGACATATGTTACGTCGTGCAGCCGGAGCCGCTGGGGTTGTGCGATTCGATATTCAGGGCCATGCCGCTCATAAGGCCTGACGAGTACGTGCTGGTGGGCCTGCCAGACACGATCTGGTTCCCGGAGGACGGGTTCAGCGCGCTCGGTGACGAGGGGCTTTCTTTCCTCTTGTTCCCGGTTAAAAGGCCGGAGTACTTCGACGCCGTGGTCATAGACGGAGGCGGGAGGGTGCTTGAGATACAGGTAAAAAGGAAGAGGCCCACGACCAGGTGGGTCTGGGGCTCCTTCAAGCTCCTTGGTTCGGTCTTTATCGACCTGCACGCCCTGTGGCTTGAGCATGGCAGGAAAGACGAGTACATAGGCACGCTGGTCAACAGATACATATCAGGTGGCGGCGAGGCGGTCGGGGTGCGGGCCGGAAGCTCATACGTCGACGTCGGCACGATCAACGGCTACAGGGAGGCGATAAGGCTCCTGAGCCTGCCAGGAAGGCCCAGAGGAGATAGATGA
- a CDS encoding methyltransferase, TIGR04290 family: MMEDELTPDEIARRVERLGPWFQNIDLKGVLTSPEHFLGDYPMYKWKRFAHAVPGDLSGRSVLDIGCNAGFYSIEMKRRGASRVLAIDIDDDYLAQASFAASVLGADIEFRNMSVYGLSGLDERFDLVLFLGVFYHLRHPLLALDLVYEHAAADLLVFQSMLRGGRSVEGIDDDYPFNETQVFERPGFPRMHFIEKNYSGDPTNWWLPNRACAEAMLRSSGFEVIDNPESEVFICRRGERRWALP, encoded by the coding sequence ATGATGGAAGATGAGCTTACGCCGGATGAGATAGCAAGACGCGTTGAAAGACTCGGCCCATGGTTCCAGAATATCGACCTCAAGGGGGTTCTGACCTCGCCAGAGCACTTCCTTGGCGACTACCCCATGTACAAGTGGAAGCGGTTCGCGCATGCCGTCCCAGGTGACTTAAGCGGCAGGAGCGTGCTCGATATAGGCTGCAACGCCGGTTTTTATTCGATCGAGATGAAAAGGAGGGGGGCGTCCAGGGTGCTCGCGATAGATATTGACGATGACTACCTCGCGCAGGCCAGCTTTGCCGCGAGCGTCCTTGGGGCCGACATAGAGTTCAGGAATATGTCCGTTTACGGCCTTTCAGGGCTTGATGAGAGGTTCGACCTGGTCTTGTTTTTGGGGGTCTTCTATCATCTGAGGCACCCGCTATTAGCGCTTGACCTCGTATATGAGCACGCGGCGGCGGACTTGCTCGTCTTCCAGTCGATGCTGAGGGGCGGTAGATCCGTGGAAGGGATAGATGACGATTATCCGTTCAACGAGACCCAGGTCTTTGAGCGCCCCGGTTTTCCGAGGATGCATTTCATAGAGAAGAATTACTCCGGCGACCCGACCAACTGGTGGCTTCCGAACAGGGCGTGCGCAGAGGCCATGCTGAGGAGCTCCGGATTTGAGGTGATAGACAACCCTGAGAGCGAGGTCTTTATCTGCCGCAGGGGCGAGAGGCGGTGGGCGCTGCCATGA
- a CDS encoding beta-xylosidase: MFWNEPNNLSHWDFHLDPGWRIYSRMVRSAARAVEAEQSSLIKVLGGISPIDPDFIRNLKGQGVLDEMDAIAVHGFPLDWNHWMIDEWPEKLAGIKATSDLPVWVSEAGVSSFGAEEVQEFGLRRSAELLIGRAERVHWYSLYDLPKAWPATTRHREAEGSAYYRHFYMGLLREDGTPKKALDIFASYAPALGICQWFHFEDPRLLGAVEWLKRLGVKKLRTGLSWADSLRPGALSWFDRQMKAIEDFDVTVTFCFTPEEKGIKPHHTSPPQRIEEYADFCSAMVRRYARKGV; the protein is encoded by the coding sequence ATGTTCTGGAATGAGCCCAATAACCTTTCGCACTGGGACTTTCACCTCGACCCGGGCTGGAGAATATACTCGCGCATGGTAAGGTCCGCCGCCCGGGCGGTTGAGGCTGAACAGAGCTCTCTTATAAAGGTCCTTGGCGGCATATCCCCGATAGACCCGGACTTTATCCGTAACCTCAAGGGGCAGGGCGTCCTTGATGAGATGGACGCCATAGCCGTTCACGGCTTTCCGCTCGACTGGAACCACTGGATGATAGACGAGTGGCCGGAGAAGCTCGCCGGGATCAAGGCCACCTCCGACCTCCCTGTATGGGTCTCGGAGGCCGGGGTTTCGAGCTTCGGGGCGGAGGAGGTCCAGGAGTTCGGGCTCAGGCGCTCCGCAGAGCTCCTTATCGGCAGGGCTGAGAGGGTCCACTGGTACAGCCTCTACGACCTGCCGAAGGCCTGGCCTGCCACGACCAGGCACCGCGAGGCCGAAGGGTCGGCATACTACCGCCATTTCTACATGGGGTTGCTCCGCGAGGACGGCACGCCAAAAAAGGCGCTCGATATCTTCGCCAGTTACGCTCCGGCCCTCGGCATCTGCCAATGGTTCCATTTCGAGGACCCGAGGCTCCTCGGCGCCGTCGAGTGGCTTAAAAGGCTTGGAGTCAAAAAGTTACGCACCGGGCTCAGCTGGGCCGACAGCTTAAGGCCCGGCGCTCTATCCTGGTTCGACAGGCAGATGAAGGCGATAGAGGACTTTGACGTGACAGTGACCTTCTGCTTCACGCCAGAGGAAAAGGGGATAAAGCCGCACCATACTTCCCCGCCGCAAAGGATCGAGGAGTACGCGGATTTCTGCTCCGCGATGGTGAGGAGATATGCGCGCAAGGGAGTTTAG
- a CDS encoding threonine--tRNA ligase, whose amino-acid sequence MIKVIFPTGEEKEFGPGTSVLEALKVHDKGLLKKTVAAKVDGSLRDLKSSLGSADGQVKVEPVVLDSPEGLEILRHSASHVLAEAVKSIYKDAKVAIGPAIEDGFYYDFDVEKPFTPEDLEKIESRMREIIKGDHPFSRETIRKEEALKLFLDMGERYKEEIIGELDSPEVSVYRQSQFVDLCRGPHLPSTGWIKAFKLTAAAGAYWRGDEKQKMLQRIYGTAFATRDDLKAYLDRIEEAKRRDHRKLGRELDLFTTSENIGSGLVLWHPNGATVRMVIEDFWKGEHVKGDYSIIYTPHIAMVDLWKTSGHWDFYKESLFSPMDVEGQDYIVKPMNCPFHIQVYKTQLRSYRDLPIRYAELGTVYRYERSGALHGLLRVRGFTQDDAHIFMTPDQLEDEIKGVLKFTLFILNSFGFNEFDIYLSTRPEKYVGTLDNWAKAEGALKGALEAQGIKYSIDPGEGVFYGPKIDIKIKDVLGRSWQCSTIQVDFNLPERFDITYRDESGGESRPIMIHRALMGSLERFFGCLVEHYAGAFPVWLSPVQATVLTVTERNDEFAREVYARLRSEGIRAEIDIRNEKLGFKVREAQLKKIPYQLVIGDKETEARQVAPRLRGGSNLPSMTVDEFLTVIKAENRPGVHTL is encoded by the coding sequence ATGATAAAGGTAATCTTCCCAACAGGTGAGGAGAAGGAGTTCGGTCCGGGCACAAGCGTTCTTGAAGCGCTTAAGGTCCATGATAAGGGACTCCTCAAGAAGACCGTCGCCGCGAAGGTAGATGGCTCTTTGAGGGATTTAAAGTCGTCCCTTGGAAGCGCCGACGGCCAGGTGAAGGTCGAACCTGTCGTGCTCGACTCCCCTGAGGGGCTTGAGATACTGCGCCATTCGGCCTCCCACGTGCTTGCCGAGGCGGTAAAGTCCATCTATAAAGACGCGAAGGTCGCCATAGGGCCAGCTATTGAGGACGGCTTCTACTATGATTTTGACGTTGAGAAGCCATTTACCCCGGAAGACCTCGAAAAGATAGAATCGAGGATGAGGGAGATAATAAAGGGAGACCACCCGTTCTCGAGGGAGACTATACGCAAGGAAGAGGCGCTGAAGCTCTTCCTGGATATGGGCGAGAGGTACAAGGAAGAGATAATAGGCGAGCTGGACAGCCCTGAAGTGAGCGTCTACAGGCAGTCTCAGTTCGTTGACCTTTGCAGGGGGCCGCACCTGCCCTCTACCGGGTGGATAAAGGCCTTCAAGCTTACCGCCGCCGCCGGCGCATACTGGAGAGGCGACGAGAAGCAGAAGATGCTCCAGAGGATCTACGGCACCGCCTTCGCCACCAGGGATGACCTCAAGGCCTATCTCGACAGGATCGAGGAGGCGAAGAGAAGGGACCACAGGAAGCTCGGGCGCGAGCTCGACCTTTTTACCACGAGCGAAAACATTGGCTCGGGGCTTGTCCTGTGGCATCCGAACGGCGCTACGGTAAGAATGGTAATAGAGGACTTCTGGAAGGGCGAGCACGTAAAGGGCGACTACTCGATAATCTATACGCCCCACATAGCCATGGTAGACCTCTGGAAGACGAGCGGCCATTGGGACTTCTACAAGGAGAGCCTCTTCTCCCCGATGGACGTCGAAGGGCAGGATTATATCGTAAAGCCCATGAACTGCCCGTTCCACATACAGGTATACAAGACCCAGCTCAGGAGCTACAGGGACCTTCCCATACGCTATGCCGAGCTTGGGACGGTCTACCGCTATGAGCGCTCCGGCGCTCTCCACGGGCTTCTCCGTGTCCGGGGCTTCACTCAGGACGACGCCCATATATTCATGACCCCGGACCAGCTTGAGGACGAGATAAAGGGTGTCCTCAAGTTTACGCTTTTCATATTAAATTCTTTTGGATTCAATGAATTTGATATATACTTAAGCACCAGGCCGGAAAAATACGTAGGTACTCTCGACAACTGGGCAAAGGCCGAGGGCGCATTGAAGGGCGCTCTTGAGGCGCAAGGGATAAAATATTCCATCGACCCGGGCGAGGGGGTGTTCTACGGCCCGAAGATAGACATAAAGATAAAGGACGTGCTGGGTAGAAGCTGGCAGTGCTCGACCATACAGGTCGATTTCAATCTGCCGGAGAGGTTTGACATAACGTACAGGGACGAGTCGGGCGGCGAGAGCAGGCCCATAATGATACACAGGGCGCTCATGGGCTCTCTCGAGCGTTTCTTCGGCTGCCTGGTAGAGCACTACGCCGGCGCCTTCCCGGTCTGGCTCTCTCCTGTGCAGGCGACAGTCCTTACGGTGACCGAACGGAACGACGAGTTCGCCAGGGAAGTATACGCGAGGCTTAGGTCCGAGGGCATAAGGGCCGAGATAGACATACGCAATGAGAAGCTTGGCTTCAAGGTAAGGGAAGCGCAGCTTAAGAAGATACCGTATCAGCTCGTGATAGGCGATAAAGAGACCGAGGCGAGGCAGGTGGCCCCGCGTTTGAGGGGCGGGTCGAATCTGCCGTCCATGACGGTGGACGAGTTCCTAACAGTCATAAAGGCCGAGAACAGGCCTGGCGTCCATACTCTTTGA
- a CDS encoding translation initiation factor IF-3 produces the protein MIRVPQVRVIDAEGNQLGVMATRDAITAAEEVGMDLVEVAATANPPVCRIMDYGKFKYQTSKKTKEAKKKQTVISIKEVKLRGKTGEHDFQFKLRNVKRFLGDGDKVKISIIFKGREITHTELGMGMLKRVAEELKDVATIEAPPKLEGRNMSMLIAPAPQKAEKTTKQVDTPQQKDNSGAQPQEE, from the coding sequence ATGATAAGGGTTCCGCAGGTCAGGGTCATCGACGCGGAAGGCAACCAGCTTGGAGTAATGGCGACAAGGGATGCGATTACGGCCGCCGAGGAAGTCGGGATGGACTTGGTCGAGGTGGCAGCGACGGCGAACCCGCCGGTCTGCAGGATCATGGACTACGGCAAGTTCAAATACCAGACGAGCAAGAAGACCAAGGAGGCCAAGAAAAAGCAGACCGTTATAAGCATCAAGGAAGTTAAGCTCCGTGGGAAGACCGGGGAGCATGATTTTCAGTTCAAGCTGCGTAACGTCAAGAGGTTCCTTGGTGACGGCGACAAGGTAAAGATCTCGATCATCTTCAAGGGGCGCGAGATAACCCATACCGAGCTTGGCATGGGGATGCTCAAGAGGGTCGCCGAGGAATTGAAGGACGTTGCCACTATCGAAGCGCCCCCGAAACTCGAGGGCCGCAATATGAGCATGTTGATAGCGCCGGCCCCTCAAAAGGCCGAGAAGACTACAAAGCAGGTAGATACGCCCCAGCAGAAAGATAACTCAGGGGCGCAGCCACAGGAGGAGTAG
- a CDS encoding 50S ribosomal protein L35, whose amino-acid sequence MPKLKTNSGAAKRFKITGSGKVKRNKSGMRHLLTSKAKKTKRVLRKSGLISATHEDSIKKLLPYG is encoded by the coding sequence ATGCCCAAGCTTAAGACCAATAGCGGTGCCGCGAAGAGGTTCAAGATAACCGGGTCCGGCAAGGTGAAGAGAAACAAGTCCGGTATGAGGCACCTCCTCACGAGCAAGGCCAAGAAGACAAAGAGGGTGCTCCGCAAATCCGGCCTCATCTCCGCCACACACGAGGACTCTATCAAGAAGTTGCTGCCCTACGGCTAA
- a CDS encoding 50S ribosomal protein L20 gives MPRVKRGVNAKKKKKKVLKAAKGFRAGKSKLYRIATETVDRALVYAYAHRRTKKREIRSLWIARINAAARNNDITYSRLISGLLRANVAIDRKNLADMAVHDAAGFAKVVEVAKTSLAA, from the coding sequence ATGCCGAGGGTTAAAAGAGGCGTTAACGCCAAGAAGAAGAAAAAGAAAGTACTAAAAGCCGCCAAGGGGTTCCGTGCCGGCAAAAGCAAGCTTTACCGCATAGCGACCGAGACCGTTGACAGGGCGCTCGTATACGCCTACGCCCACAGAAGGACCAAGAAGAGGGAGATACGGAGCCTCTGGATCGCCAGGATAAACGCGGCAGCCAGGAATAACGACATCACCTACAGCCGCCTCATAAGCGGCCTTCTCAGGGCCAACGTCGCGATCGACAGGAAAAACCTCGCGGACATGGCAGTGCACGACGCGGCCGGGTTCGCCAAGGTCGTCGAAGTAGCGAAGACCAGCCTCGCTGCATGA
- a CDS encoding phenylalanine--tRNA ligase subunit alpha, translated as MSVRPEELEREALEELSKAASREALQQAKARYLGRKGEVATLLKGLGALSPDQRKKAGESINTVKDRLEAVFASALSAFDERERNEKLDRERVDVTLPGRSLSPGRLHPVTQVMDEIEEIFSSLGFDIAEGPEVELDYYNFEALNLPKDHPARDMQDTFYVSDEVLLRTHTSPVQIRVMEKEKPPLRVIAPGTVYRRDSDITHTPMFHQVEGFMVDKGVTFSNLKGVLTHFLHSLFGEKIEIRFRPSFFPFTEPSAEVDIRCVICGGSGCRVCKGSGWLEILGAGMIHPHVFRAVKYDPEEYTGFAFGLGIERIAMLKFGIDDLRLFFENDLRFLRQF; from the coding sequence ATGAGCGTAAGGCCTGAAGAGCTCGAGCGGGAGGCGCTGGAGGAGCTTTCCAAGGCTGCTTCCAGGGAAGCTCTCCAGCAGGCCAAGGCCAGGTACCTCGGCAGAAAAGGGGAGGTGGCCACGCTCTTGAAAGGGCTCGGCGCCCTTTCCCCTGACCAGAGAAAAAAGGCCGGCGAGTCGATAAATACCGTTAAGGACAGGCTCGAAGCGGTCTTTGCGAGCGCCCTTTCTGCTTTTGACGAAAGGGAGAGGAATGAGAAGCTCGACAGGGAACGGGTGGACGTAACGCTACCCGGCAGGTCCTTAAGCCCCGGCAGGCTCCATCCGGTCACTCAGGTGATGGACGAGATAGAGGAGATATTCTCGAGCCTGGGCTTCGATATCGCGGAGGGGCCGGAGGTCGAGCTCGACTATTATAACTTCGAGGCCTTAAACCTTCCAAAAGACCATCCTGCAAGGGATATGCAGGATACCTTCTATGTAAGCGACGAGGTGCTTCTGCGCACCCACACCTCCCCGGTCCAGATAAGGGTGATGGAAAAGGAAAAGCCCCCTTTGAGGGTCATCGCCCCTGGAACGGTCTACCGCAGGGACTCAGACATCACACATACCCCGATGTTCCACCAGGTCGAAGGCTTCATGGTGGATAAGGGCGTTACCTTCAGCAACCTTAAGGGCGTGCTTACGCATTTCCTCCACAGCCTTTTCGGCGAGAAGATCGAGATACGCTTCCGCCCGAGCTTTTTCCCTTTTACCGAGCCGAGCGCCGAGGTCGATATCCGCTGCGTCATCTGCGGGGGTTCCGGCTGCAGGGTCTGCAAGGGCAGCGGGTGGCTCGAGATACTCGGGGCGGGCATGATACATCCTCACGTCTTCAGGGCCGTCAAATACGACCCGGAAGAGTACACGGGCTTTGCCTTCGGACTCGGCATAGAGAGGATAGCCATGCTCAAGTTTGGTATCGACGACCTGAGGCTCTTCTTTGAGAACGATCTGAGGTTCCTCAGGCAGTTTTAG
- a CDS encoding phenylalanine--tRNA ligase subunit beta, giving the protein MLFSYNWLKEYLEGAPAPDELSDRLTMSGTEIESVTRTGAAFTNVITAQIISCEKHPNADKLSYCKVRTDKEELAIVCGAKNMKAGDKVALAVNGAELPGGLKIKKSKIRGVESQGMMCSEVELGLKDTSSGLMILPPDTPLGVDYSAILGSDYMMEAGITPNRGDILSIRGLAREAAAVTGARFIDKSFTVEEGGGPVEKAATVSVAPACPCRRYSARVIEGVKTGPSPDDIRARLEAHGIRAINNVVDITNLVLLETGQPLHAFDLDKLNGHRINVRFAAEGESIETIDGKTRSLDTSMLVIADSAVPVAIAGVMGGKATEVSEGTVRVLLESAWFEPSSVRMTSRKLGLSSDSSYRFERGVDIDGVAKALDMAANLILKLAGGAATKGTIDIRAVKAVPAEIDFRLKRAEELLGVSIGEKALLEIFGRLGIIARVKSPGVITAVPPSYRTDLVQETDLMEEAARLFGYNNISTTLPVARLIPGSPGRLSAIRRKVKTLLVDSGLTEVVNYSFVSREAFAITGPESKAGVAILNPLTEEQAVMRDSLLPSLLENLKFNLARKSEELKIFEFAPAFIANSRLPHERWKVAGLLYGHRYEPGWSYPAESVDFFDVKGLIERLLEGLGIQRAVFERTEHRLLHPGKAAALRLANKPAGVFGEVHPALWAGYDLRMPAYLFELDIDTMMASFGAARKYSPLPKFPESARDIAFIVNEETPFREISDSIKRIDVKLIEKVELFDVYYGGNIPSGSRSLAVRVTYRSRERTLTGQEVEDIHTRVVKELTERFKAEVRG; this is encoded by the coding sequence ATGCTTTTCAGTTACAATTGGCTAAAAGAGTATCTCGAAGGCGCGCCCGCTCCAGATGAACTCTCCGACAGGCTTACCATGTCCGGTACCGAGATAGAATCAGTCACAAGGACCGGCGCCGCTTTTACCAACGTCATAACAGCCCAGATAATAAGCTGCGAGAAGCACCCCAACGCGGATAAGCTCTCTTATTGCAAGGTGAGGACAGACAAGGAAGAGCTCGCGATAGTCTGCGGCGCGAAGAACATGAAGGCCGGCGACAAGGTCGCCCTTGCCGTAAACGGGGCCGAGTTGCCGGGCGGGCTCAAGATAAAGAAGTCCAAGATAAGGGGTGTCGAATCCCAGGGCATGATGTGCTCTGAGGTCGAGCTCGGGCTCAAGGATACGTCCAGTGGCTTGATGATCCTCCCTCCTGATACACCGCTCGGCGTGGACTACAGCGCCATCCTCGGCTCGGACTATATGATGGAAGCGGGGATCACCCCGAACAGGGGCGATATCCTCTCGATACGGGGCCTGGCGAGGGAAGCTGCCGCCGTAACGGGCGCCAGGTTTATCGACAAGTCCTTTACGGTGGAAGAGGGCGGCGGTCCTGTAGAGAAGGCCGCTACTGTCTCTGTGGCCCCGGCTTGCCCATGTCGGAGATACTCCGCGCGTGTCATAGAGGGCGTAAAGACAGGCCCGTCGCCGGATGATATCAGGGCAAGGCTTGAGGCCCACGGCATAAGGGCCATAAACAACGTGGTCGATATTACAAACCTCGTGCTCCTTGAGACTGGCCAGCCTTTGCATGCCTTTGACCTCGACAAGCTCAACGGCCATAGAATAAACGTGAGGTTCGCCGCAGAGGGCGAGAGCATCGAGACTATCGACGGCAAGACGAGGTCGCTCGATACATCCATGCTCGTTATCGCCGATTCCGCAGTCCCGGTCGCTATAGCCGGCGTCATGGGTGGCAAGGCAACAGAGGTAAGCGAGGGGACGGTGAGGGTGCTCCTTGAGAGCGCATGGTTCGAGCCCTCGAGCGTGAGGATGACCTCCAGGAAGCTCGGCTTATCGAGCGATTCATCCTACAGGTTCGAAAGGGGGGTCGATATCGATGGCGTGGCAAAGGCCCTTGACATGGCCGCTAACCTTATATTAAAGCTCGCCGGAGGGGCGGCAACAAAGGGTACCATAGATATCCGCGCAGTCAAGGCCGTGCCGGCGGAGATAGATTTCAGGCTTAAAAGGGCAGAGGAGCTTCTTGGCGTATCCATCGGCGAAAAAGCCCTGCTCGAGATATTCGGCAGGCTTGGGATTATAGCCCGCGTAAAATCTCCAGGCGTCATAACCGCCGTACCGCCGTCATACAGGACGGACCTCGTACAGGAGACCGACCTCATGGAGGAGGCGGCAAGGCTCTTCGGCTATAATAACATATCTACGACATTGCCGGTCGCAAGGCTCATACCGGGCAGCCCCGGCAGGCTTTCGGCCATAAGAAGGAAGGTAAAGACGCTGCTCGTGGACTCAGGCCTCACAGAGGTCGTGAACTACAGCTTCGTCTCCAGGGAGGCCTTTGCCATTACCGGGCCGGAGTCAAAGGCAGGCGTGGCCATTCTGAACCCGCTCACAGAGGAGCAGGCAGTGATGAGGGACAGCCTTCTGCCATCGCTCCTGGAAAACCTGAAGTTCAACCTCGCCCGCAAGAGCGAGGAGCTTAAGATATTCGAGTTCGCCCCGGCGTTCATAGCAAACTCAAGGCTGCCTCATGAGAGGTGGAAGGTCGCCGGGCTCCTCTACGGCCACCGCTACGAGCCTGGCTGGAGCTACCCGGCTGAGTCGGTTGATTTCTTCGACGTGAAAGGGCTCATAGAGCGCCTTCTTGAAGGGCTCGGGATACAAAGAGCGGTCTTTGAAAGGACGGAGCACCGGTTGCTGCACCCTGGAAAGGCGGCTGCCCTAAGGCTTGCGAATAAGCCGGCCGGGGTGTTCGGAGAGGTCCATCCGGCCCTCTGGGCCGGTTATGATCTCAGAATGCCTGCCTATCTTTTTGAGCTTGATATCGATACGATGATGGCCTCTTTCGGCGCGGCGAGAAAGTACTCCCCACTGCCTAAATTCCCTGAATCGGCGAGGGATATAGCCTTCATAGTGAATGAAGAGACACCCTTCAGGGAGATCTCAGACTCGATAAAAAGGATTGACGTAAAACTTATTGAAAAGGTTGAATTGTTTGATGTATACTATGGCGGGAACATACCTTCCGGCAGTAGAAGCCTCGCCGTACGCGTGACCTACAGGTCGCGTGAGAGGACGCTTACAGGGCAGGAAGTCGAAGATATCCATACCAGGGTAGTGAAAGAGCTAACCGAGCGGTTCAAGGCAGAAGTCAGAGGTTGA
- a CDS encoding integration host factor subunit alpha, protein MTKADIVEIVFEKVGFSKKDVSAVIEEIFETVKTTLESGEKVKISGFGNFTIRQKRARRGRNPQTGSEITIDQRRVMTFKASQLLKKAINQQAQAQTPTAV, encoded by the coding sequence ATGACCAAGGCGGATATCGTAGAGATTGTCTTTGAGAAGGTAGGTTTTTCAAAAAAGGATGTTTCTGCAGTCATCGAGGAGATATTCGAGACCGTAAAGACGACCCTTGAGTCTGGTGAAAAGGTCAAGATCTCCGGCTTCGGCAACTTCACCATAAGGCAGAAGAGGGCCAGGAGGGGAAGGAACCCCCAGACAGGGAGCGAAATCACCATAGACCAGCGCCGTGTGATGACCTTCAAGGCCAGCCAGCTCCTAAAGAAGGCCATAAACCAGCAGGCGCAGGCCCAGACGCCAACAGCGGTCTGA